A window of Nerophis ophidion isolate RoL-2023_Sa linkage group LG17, RoL_Noph_v1.0, whole genome shotgun sequence contains these coding sequences:
- the LOC133536568 gene encoding D(5)-like dopamine receptor, with translation MQDSRNRTPEPRDDPAGGEVSVGRALTGCVLCALIVSTLLGNTLVCAAVVKFRHLRSKVTNSFVISLAVSDLFVAVLVMPWRAVSEVAGVWLFGRFCDTWVAFDIMCSTASILNLCIISMDRYWAISSPFRYERKMTRRFAFVMIGVAWTLSILISFIPVQLNWHRARAEPPPPPNLAAGAEEEDACNASLSRSYAVASSLVSFYIPVLIMVGTYTRIFRIAQTQIRRISSLERAAPCKTRPQRASTQDENSLKSSFKRETKVLKTLSVIVGVFVCCWLPFFVLNCVVPFCEADAPQAAPCVSDTTFSIFVWFGWANSSLNPVIYAFNADFRKAFATILGCNRFCSSEAVEAVDFSNELASYHHDSTLHKEAGADPQQDFHKVSLVSDDSRRRAEPLLPAAVLQCEADISLDMMPYGDSYHIPGQVH, from the coding sequence ATGCAGGACTCGCGCAACCGGACGCCGGAGCCCCGGGACGACCCCGCGGGGGGTGAGGTGAGCGTGGGCCGCGCGCTCACCGGCTGCGTGCTGTGCGCGCTCATCGTGTCCACGCTGCTCGGCAACACGCTGGTGTGCGCCGCCGTGGTCAAGTTCCGCCACCTGCGCTCCAAAGTCACCAACTCCTTCGTCATCTCGCTGGCCGTGTCCGACCTCTTCGTGGCCGTGCTCGTCATGCCGTGGCGCGCCGTCTCGGAGGTGGCGGGCGTCTGGCTCTTCGGGCGCTTCTGCGACACGTGGGTGGCCTTCGACATCATGTGCTCCACGGCGTCCATCCTCAACCTGTGCATCATCAGCATGGACCGCTACTGGGCCATCTCCAGCCCCTTCCGCTACGAGCGCAAGATGACGCGCCGCTTCGCCTTCGTCATGATCGGCGTGGCGTGGACGCTGTCCATCCTCATCTCCTTCATCCCGGTGCAGCTCAACTGGCACCGCGCGCGCGCcgagccgccgccgccgcccaaCCTTGCCGCGGGCGCGGAGGAGGAGGACGCATGCAACGCCAGCCTGAGCCGCAGCTACGCCGTCGCGTCGTCGCTGGTCAGCTTCTACATCCCCGTCCTCATCATGGTGGGCACCTACACGCGCATCTTCCGCATCGCGCAGACGCAGATCCGCCGCATCTCCTCGCTGGAGCGCGCGGCGCCCTGCAAGACGCGGCCGCAGCGCGCGTCCACGCAGGACGAGAACTCGCTGAAAAGTTCCTTCAAGCGGGAGACCAAAGTGCTGAAGACGCTGTCCGTCATCGTGGGCGTCTTCGTCTGCTGCTGGCTGCCCTTCTTCGTGCTCAACTGCGTGGTTCCCTTCTGCGAGGCGGACGCGCCCCAGGCGGCGCCGTGCGTCAGCGACACCACCTTCAGCATCTTCGTGTGGTTCGGCTGGGCCAACTCCTCGCTCAACCCCGTCATCTACGCCTTCAACGCCGACTTCCGCAAGGCCTTCGCCACCATCCTGGGCTGCAACCGCTTCTGCTCCAGCGAGGCGGTGGAGGCGGTGGACTTCAGCAACGAGCTGGCGTCTTACCACCACGACAGCACCCTGCACAAGGAGGCCGGCGCCGACCCCCAGCAGGACTTCCACAAGGTCTCGCTGGTCTCCGACGACTCACGCCGCCGCGCCGAGCCGCTCCTGCCCGCCGCCGTCCTGCAGTGCGAGGCCGACATTTCTTTGGACATGATGCCCTACGGGGACTCTTACCACATCCCGGGTCAGGTCCACTGA